Genomic window (Stigmatella aurantiaca):
AAGGCCGGGCGGCGCAGTGGCTCGTTGCCATTCCCCGAGGCGCTGCGCGCCTTTGCGGTGCGCTACGCCGAGCACACCGTGGCGGCGGGAGGGACGGTGACGGACGCGGCGCAGAAGCTGGGCGTGTCGGGGCCGACGCTCTACGAGTGGCGCAAGGGG
Coding sequences:
- a CDS encoding transposase, with protein sequence MELEKELEQFRQEAQRLKAGRRSGSLPFPEALRAFAVRYAEHTVAAGGTVTDAAQKLGVSGPTLYEWRKGRPAGHRRPKPAEKGAALVPVHVSERPARAEGAGV